A region from the Musa acuminata AAA Group cultivar baxijiao chromosome BXJ1-10, Cavendish_Baxijiao_AAA, whole genome shotgun sequence genome encodes:
- the LOC103973696 gene encoding pectinesterase inhibitor 12-like gives MATHLFIFFSLSSSLLPPASATSSPGGHGPCKDAGDIASICSHTDYVSLCINAAHTYGHAYAVIDAASLFGMHIHMASDRTKTVKDLASHLAAKPSSSKSVKQALVICIKMYDDALDDLVKGSDAIKARDEGTANSMLSGVISYYSTCDDAFTEIPAPNPLCKQDGTLMHIVSNALALAHLILSKGP, from the coding sequence ATGGCCACCCATCTCTTCATCTTTTTCTCCCTCTCCTCTTCCCTCCTCCCCCCCGCCTCTGCCACTTCCTCCCCTGGTGGCCACGGTCCCTGCAAGGACGCCGGTGACATCGCTAGCATCTGCTCTCACACCGACTACGTATCTCTCTGCATTAACGCAGCCCACACTTACGGCCATGCGTACGCCGTCATCGATGCTGCATCTCTATTCGGCATGCACATTCATATGGCAAGCGACCGCACAAAGACCGTGAAGGATCTTGCATCACATTTAGCCGCTAAACCATCCAGCAGCAAAAGCGTGAAGCAGGCTTTGGTTATCTGCATCAAGATGTATGATGATGCATTGGATGATCTCGTGAAGGGGAGTGATGCCATCAAGGCACGCGATGAAGGGACTGCCAACAGCATGCTGAGCGGAGTCATATCTTACTACAGCACCTGCGATGATGCTTTCACGGAGATACCTGCGCCAAACCCCCTGTGCAAGCAAGATGGTACCTTGATGCATATAGTGAGCAATGCATTGGCACTTGCCCACTTGATCCTCTCCAAAGGGCCTTGA